The genome window TCTTCGCTCCGGCCGCCTGCGCCAGTTCGCGCACCCGGCTCACGCTGAAGCGCTGGGGATCGTAGTGCAGGCACAGGCGGGCGCCGCCGTCCTCGCTGATGAGGTGGACCTTTTCCAAGCCTTCGGCCTGCAGCAATTTAGTCAGCCGCCCCACGCAGGCGTCGCGCTCATCGGGGATATCCGGCAAGACCAGGGACAAGTCCAGCTTCAGTTTTTCAGCCATGATGCCGCTCCTTGGAACCAATTTTTTAGACCATTTGCGCCGCGATACGGATCGGATCACTGGCCACGTGGACAGATATCAAACTGAATGCGCAAGCACCTATTAGAGATCGCCATGTAAGTCTGAATGCCCGTTCCGCTCGCATGGCGTTCGCTTTCCAAGCCAATCAAGCTATCCCTTGGATATTTCTAAACCAGCAATTAATTTAATCGGATTTCTTAAAGTAAAAACAACCGGACATCTCTGCAGCGCAAGCTCTTCCGCTTCTTTAATTTTTTCTTCCGGCGCATCACTTACAATATGAAGAGTTACACGCACTTCTTCCATAACAGGATTGTCGCCCAACCCAAAAACGCGTGTAAAATCAACATCAGCTTCAACACGTGTTGTAAGTTTTTTTATTTGAATCCCAAGCATGGAAGCCATGGTTGCAAATGTTCCGGTATAGCAGGATGCAAGTCCATAAAGACAATAATGCATCGGACCAGGAAGTTTGCCTCCGCCGCCCATAAACGTGGGGTTATCTAATTTAAAAACAGTTTCTCCTCCTTCGAATTTGATAATGGATTGGAACTGAACATCACCTTCTTCGACAATCCATTCACCTTCAATTACTTGTGTTTTTTTGGCGGCAGAAGGATCATTTTTGATTTTAGATTCAAACGATTGAACCTTTTGTACATCAACATTATTTACACGTGTCATTTTTAACTCCTCAATTTCAATTGCGGCAAAAAAGGCGATGCCGCGACGCCTAACACTGGGATTTCTCGTAAAGTGCTGCTAGGTACCGGCACCGCGCACCGGCGTTCCGCATTGGCCGCAAAACTTGGTGCCCGCCGGCAGCTCCGCGCCGCAGCCGGAACATTTACCGCCCGACAGGGAAGCACCGCATTGCTGGCAGAAGCGCGCATCGCGCGCATTGGCGCTGTCGCACTTGATGCAGGTGATTGCCGGGCTGCTGTCTTGCGGATAGCCTGGATTACCCCCGTAGCCCCCATGCCTGGAACCGCCGTGATGGCCGCCTTGATAATTACCGTGATGGCTACCGAATCTGCCGCCCATCAAATTGCCCAGCATCCGTTCGAAGAATCCCATGATGTGCTCCTTTGCATTTCAATATATTGATCCCCCGGCCTGACGATCGGGGGCGTTCCGCTCAGAACTGTTGGCCCTGCAACTTGGTGCCGGCGCCGACAGCTGGTTCTTCCGCTTCCTCCTTCCGGTGGGCCAGCCGATACAGGATCGGCAGGACCAGCAGGGTCAGTGCCGTCGATGACAGGATGCCGCCGATGACCACCGTGGCGAGCGGGCGCTGTACCTCAGCTCCCGTTCCGGTGGCGATCGCCATTGGGATGAACCCGAGGGAGGCCACCAGGGCGGTCATCAGCACCGGGCGCAACCGCGTCATCGCCCCTTCGTGGATGGCTTCGTCCAGCGGCCTGCCTTCTTCGCGCAGCGAGCGGATGAAGGCGATCATCACCAGCCCGTTGAGCACCGCCACGCCCGACAGGGCGATGAAGCCCACGCCCGCCGAGATGGAAAGCGGGATGTCGCGCAGCCATAGCGCGAGGATGCCGCCGGTCAGGGCGAATGGCACGCCAGTGAACACCAGCAGCCCGTCCTTCACGTTGTTGAACATCGCGAACAGCAGCATGAAGATCAGCAACAGCGCGACGGGCACCACGATTTCCAAGCGTTTCGCGGCCGACTGCAACTGCTCGAAGGTGCCGCCCCAGGTGACCCAGTAGCCGCTGGGGACCTGGACCTGTTCGGCGAGTCTTGCTTGCGCCTCGGCGACGAAGGACCCGATGTCACGCCCGCGCACGTTGGCGGTAACCACCACGCGCCGCTTGCCATTCTCACGGCTGATCTGGTTGGGGCCGGGCGCGACGTCGAGGCTCGCCACGTCGCCGAGCCGCACATAGGGGGCCTCGCTCCCGGCGTTCGCGGCGGGCAACCGGATCGGGATCTGCCTGATCGCCTCCAGGTCGCCGCGCAGGGACTCCGGCAGGCGCACGATGATGTCGAAGCGCCGGTCGCCCTGGAACAGCTGGCCGGCTTCGCGCCCGCCCACGGCGATGGCCAGGGCGTCCTGCACGTCGCTGACATTGAGCCCGAGGCGGGCGATTTTCGCCCGATCGATGCCGAGCGTCAGCATCGGCAGGCCCGTGGTCTGTTCGACCTTGACGTCGGCCGCGCCCGGGATCTTTTCCAGCACCTCCGCGATCTCGCCGGCGGTGGCGTTCATCACCTCCATGTCGTCGCCGAAGACCTTCACCGCCACATCGCTGCGTACGCCGGAGAGCAGCTCGTTGAAGCGCATCTGGATCGGCTGGGTGAACTCGTAGTTGTTGCCCGGCACCTTGCCGACCGCCTCCTGCATGGCGCGGACGAGATCGGCCTTGCTGCGCGTCGGATCGGGCCATTCGGATTGCGGCTTCAACATGACGAAGTTGTCGGCGACGTTGGGCGGCATGGGGTCGGTGGCGATCTCCGCCGTGCCGATCTTGGCGAAGATCCTGTCGACCTCGGGAAACGCCTTGATGGTCCGCTCCAGTTCGGCCTGCATGCCGATCGCCTGGGTGAGGCTGGTGCCCGGGATGCGCAGGGCATGCAGCGCGATGTCGCCCTCGTTGAGGCTGGGCACGAACTCACTGCCCATGCGGGTGGCGAGCAGCAGGGAGAGCGCCACCGCCACGGCCGCCACCGTCAGCACGACGGGCTGGTTCTCCATGGCGAGCCGGAACGCCGGCTCGTAGCCGCGCCTGGCCCAAGTCATCAGGCGGTTTTCCTTCTCGGATACCTTCTCGCCGATCAGCAGCGCCACGGCGGCGGGGATGAAGGTAACCGAGAGGATCATGGCGCCCAGCAGGGCAGCCACCACGGTGAACGCCATCGGATGGAACATTTTCCCTTCCACGCCGGTGAGGGCGAAGATCGGCAGGTAAACCACCATGATGATGAGCTGGCCATACAAGAGCGGCCGGCGCGCTTCTTTGGATGCCGCGAACACTTCATGAAAGCGTTCGTTCCGGGTCAGGGGTCGGCCCGCCTTGGCCTGCGCATGGGCAAGCCGCCGCACGCAGTTCTCCACGATCACCACCGCTCCGTCGATGATGATGCCGAAGTCCAGTGCCCCCAGGCTCATCAGGTTGGCGCTGACCTTGTTGGTCACCATACCGGTGAAGGTGAAGAGCATCGACAGGGGGATCACCAGCGCGGTGATGACGGCGGCGCGGATGTTTCCCAGGAACAGGAACAGAATGGCGATCACCAGGGCCGCGCCCTCGAGCAGATTTTTCTTGACGGTGTCGATGGCCTTGTCCACCAGGATCGTGCGATCGTAGACGGGTTTTGCGACCACACCGGCCGGCAGTGTCCGGTTGACCTCGCGCATCTTCGCGTCCACCGCCTGCGATACCGTGCGGCTGTTCTCGCCCATGAGCATGAACACCGTGCCCAGCACCGTCTCGCGGCCGTTTTCCGTGGCGGCGCCGGTGCGCAGTTCCTTGCCCAGCGTCACGTCCGCGACGTCGCGGATGCGCACCGGCACGCCCTCGGGCGCTTTGACCACGATGTTGCCGATGTCATCCAGGCTGCCGACCTGGCCCGGCGCGCGGATCAGGTACTGCTCCCCGCGCCGCTCGATGTAGCCCGCGCCGACGTTGGCGTTGTTGCGTTCCAGTGCTTCGACCAGATCGGACAGCGCCAGGCCGTGGGCGACCAGGCGGTCTGGATGAGGCGCGATCTGGAACTCCTTGGCATAGCCGCCGATGGTGTTGATCTCGGTGACGCCGGGCACATTGCGCAATTGCGGCTTGATGATCCAGTCCTGGATCTCGCGCAGGTCCATGGGGGTGTAGGGCGTGCCGTCGGGCTTAATGGCCCCCTCCTTGGCCTCCACCGTCCACATGTAGATCTCGCCGAGCCCGGTGGCGATCGGCCCTAGGGCCGGGGTCACGCCGGCCGGCAGCTTCTCCCTGGCCTGCTGGATGCGCTCATTGACGAGCTGGCGCGCGAAGTAGATACCGGTGCCATCCTTGAAGATCACCGTGACTTGCGACAGGCCGTAGCGTGACAGCGAGCGGGTCTGCTGCAGGCCGGGCAGGCCGGCCATGACGGTCTCGATCGGGAAGGTGACGCGCTGCTCGGCCTCCAGCGGGGAATAGCCGGGGGCGGCGGTGTTGATTTGCACCTGAACGTTGGTGATGTCGGGCACGGCGTCGATCGGCAGCTTCTGGTAGCTGTACACGCCGACCGCGGCCATGCCGAGCACCAGCAGCAGCACCAGCCAGCGCTGCTCGATGGCGAAACGGATGATTTTTTCGAACATGTCGTATCTCCTAGAGGGCCGCGTCGCCGTGTTCGCCGCTGCGGATGCGCACGGCGTCTTCCACGGCGGAAACCGCGATCAGGCCGTCGCCGGGATGGCCCGTGTGGGCGGCGGCGCGGATGGCCTCAACGGCCTTCGGCGCCAGTTCGTCTGCGCAGAACATCAGCAGAACCAGCCGGTCGTGGGCGTCCGGGTTCCACTCGGTGGCGGTGTAGGCATGGTGCGGACCCACCCCGCGCGGGTGTCCGCGCGCCGGAAAGATCGTGAATCCGGGCAGATGCTCCAGGGCGTACAGGGCCTGTTCGACGGCTTCCAGCCGGTGCGGCTGCACGATGGCGATGATCTGTTTCATGGCGGTCTCCTAGTGGTCGTGGCTGGCGCCGGCCTTGCCCAGCTCGGCCTTGATGAGGAAGCTGTTCTTCGCTGCGTATTGCTCGCCCGCGTTCAGCCCTTCGACGACTTCGACGAATCTGCCGTCGCTGCGGCCCAGTTCCACCGGCCGCGCCTCGAAATACGCGCCGTAGCGGCCGAACACGACGGTCCAGTCGCGCACGCTCTGGATCGCCTCCTGGGATACCGCCACCGGCACCTCGACCTCGCCGGCGACGAGCTCGATGTTGACCGGCAGACCCGGACGCCACACGCCCTGCGGGTTGGGCAGGACGATGCGCGCCTTGGCCGTGCGGGTCTGCTCGCCCACCAGGGAGCCGACGTAGAACACCGTACCGCTGCTTGTCGAGTCGAAGGCCGTCGCCTTGACGGTGGCCTTCTGGCCGACCTTCACGGCATTCAGGTCCTTGGCGTAGACGGTCATCTCGGCCCACACCGTGGACAGATCCGCGACGACGAAGACGGTGGCGTCTTCCTTGACCGCCTCGCCCAGTGCGATGTGCTTCTCGACGACGACGCCGTCGATGGGCGAGCGGAGTTCGTAGCGGGTGAAGTCGCCGCCAGCCTTCTGGCTGCCCAGCGAGGCAAGCTTCTGCTGCGCGTTCCGGGCCGCGATTTCCGCTTCCTGCAGAGCAGTGCGCGCCTGCAGGTAGTCCTGCTCGGCGGAGATCTTGTCCTCCCAGAGTTTCTTCTCGCGCTCGAAGGTCGTGCGCGCCAGGGCGAGGCGCTTTTGCGTGGCGAGCAGTTCGGCGCGCTGGTCGGCCAGCGCCTGGCTGGACACCACCGCGAGCACCTGCCCCTTCTTCACCCGGTCGCCGGCGTTGGCGGCGACCGACTGCACGATGCCAGAAAGCCGCGGCACCACGTGCACCGTGCGATCCTCGTTGAAGCGAACCTCGCCGATCAGTTGCAGGACATTGCGGATGCGCACCGGGCCGGCGGTCAGCACCTCGACCTGGTTCTGCCTGAGCTGCTCGTCGCTCATGGCGACCCGGGCCTCGACCTGCTCGTAGTCGAAACGATAGGCCTTGTTGTCGTAGCGCGCGTCTATCGTCACCTTGAACGAATGCGGCTCCTCGACCACCGCGTCGCCCTTCAGGTAGTCCTTTTCGGGCGCAAAGGCAAAGACCTGCGGCTTGCGGCCGAGGCGATCCAGGGTGACGCTGACCTCGCTCGCCCTGGGGTCGAGCGGCTTGCCATTTTGATAGGTGTAGGCGCGGAATTGCGGCTCCACGCCCGTTTCGTAAATGGTGAGCTCGACCCCGTAGCCGTCCTGGCTGAAGAGCTTGCCGCCGTGCGGGCCCTTGCGCGGCCCGGCTTCCGCCCCGTGGTGTTCGGCATCCGTGTGCGCCTCGTCGTCCGCATGGCCGTCCTTGGCCTCGCTGCCGTGATGCTCCGCATCGGCATGGCTGGCCGCTTCCGCGTGACCACCGTGCGCCTCGCCTTCCGGACGCGATTTGGCCGTCCCGAGAATCAAGCCGGCGAGCACGACGCCGACCGCGAGGACGAGGGCAATGGCAATGAGCTGTTTTTTGTTCAGTTTGAGTTTCATGTCGAATTCCTAGTGTTGGGTGGCGACCGGCGTCCTGCTCGATTCGGACGCCGTTTCGCCGAGAATGCGTTCGATCTCGCTTGATGCGCGATGCGCCTCGGCGAGGGCGCGCAGGCTTTGGGATTTCGCCGCAAACAGCGTGCGCTGCGCGTCCAGCACTTCGAGAAAGCTGAACTTGCCCAGTTCGAAGCCCCTTATCGTGGCTTCATAGGCGCTTTGCGCACCCGGCAGGATGTCCGCCTTGAGCGACTCCAGCTCGTTGCGCGCCGTGGAGAGGCGCTCAAACGCCTGCGCCAAGTCGTTTCCGAGGCGGATCTCGGCGGCGGACAGCTCGTCCCGGGCCTTGTCCGCCCTGCGCAACGCCTCCAGCAGGTTGCCCTGATTGCGGTCGAACAGCGGGATCGGAATGGAGACGCCGAGAATGGCCTGGTCGCGGCCCAGTTCGTTGTCGCGCTTCGCGCCCAGGCTCACGGTCACATTCGGGATGCGCCGGCTGCGCTCGACCTCGGCCAGGGCCAGTCTGCGCTCGACCTCGATCCTGGCGCGTGCAAGGCCAGGCGAGGCGTCGATGCGGCGCTCGAGATCGCCACGGGACGGCAGCGGCGGCAGGGACTCCAGATCGCCCTCGACACGGTCGAAGCGTAGCGTCGGCTCGCCCCAGGTGCCCGCCAGGCGTTTGCGCGCGGTCGCCAACTCGCTCTCGGCCAGTCTCAGCTCCACGCGCACGCCGGTTTCGGCCACCCGCGCCTTGGTTTCCTCGATGGGGGAGACCTTGCCCGCCAAAACCCGGCGCCTGGCGGCGTCGGTGGCGCGGCTTGCGAGTTCGACACTAGCCTGAGCCAGCCGCAGACGCTCCTGGGCGACGAGCGTGTCAAAGAATGCCGCCGTCACCGCAGCGCGAATCTCGGCACGCTTCGCGTTCAGTTCTGCCCGGGCGGCATCGCGGCCCCGCTCGGCCGCATCGATCCGGGCAGCACGCTTGCTGCCGAGCTCGATCGGATGGTTCAACTGCAGCGTCGTGGTCCGGGTCGCGCGACGGGTGTCCTCGACCAAGGTCGCAAGTTCTGGGTTCGGGCGCACCTGCGCCTGGATGACGGTCCCCTCGATCGCCTCCAGCTCGCGGCGGGCGGCCGCAAGCTCAGGATTGGCGCCGAACGCCAGCTCCAGCGCCGCCTGAAGCCTGAGCGGAGCGGCCGGTTCGGTGTTGCGCGGCGTGACAACGCCGCTCGTCGCCAAGCCGCCGTTTACGGGATCGAACGTTTGTGCAAATGATGGGTTGAGAAACAACGCCGCCAACCCCAGCGGCAACAGATGTCTTCGCATCGAATTCTCCACAGGTTACGGGATGAATTCGGCGAGACGAGGCCGTTCCGGATGGTGCTAAATCAGGAGAAGCTGCCCGCCCCGCCGCATCAGGCGGGAACGGACCATTGAGGGCGTTCGGGTGGGTAGGTGGCGAGGGACGGATAGGCGCCGTCACCATCGTGTGGTTTGGGGTGTGCACTCTCGTACGCCGTAGGCGCAAATGTGCTCAAGACCCCGAGAAATCCGGACAGGTGGCAGTGGTCGTGCCCAAGCGACTGACCGGGCTGCTTGCCGTCATCGGATGCGGTGGACGACACGCCGTGCTCGTCGTCATGATGGCCGAAATGCTGGGCGGCCTTGTCCTGCTCATGCCCGCAATAGTCGGCTACCACAGCCCAGGAAATCTGGAGCGGGAGCAGGCAGAGCAAGATGAGCAGGAGCAAACATCGCATGGCGAACACTATATTTACTACGGACTTACCCTGTCAATGTTCGGCGACGCTGCGGGTTTGCTCTCGATCTGGCCGCGAGCGCTGACGAGTTCCCTTTTCGCGTGCCGCATCACCGCCAGGGCCGAGGTCAACCCCAACGTGCCCATCACCCCTGCCACGATGAGATCGGGCCAAGCTTGGCCGGTGCCGAAGACTCCAGCAGCGGCCAGCATGACGGCCACGTTGCCGATGGCGTCATTGCGGCTGCACAGCCAGACGGAGCGCATGTTCGCGTCGCCGTTGCGAAAGGCATAGAGCATGAGCGCCACGCCGGCGTTCGCCATCAACGCGAGGAAGGCGATCGCACCCATCGTGACAGGTTCCGGCGGCATGCCGCTCAAGGCGTTCCACGCCGCTTTGCCGAGCACGAAGAGGCCGAAGGCGCCCATGGTGAGGCCCTTCACCAACGCCGCGCGCGCTCGCCACAGCAGGCCCAGCGACAGCACCACCAGCGACAGACCGTAGTTGGCCGCATCCCCCAGAAAGTCCGCCGCATCGGCCAGCAGCGACACCGAGCCGGACTTGAGGCCGCCGCCGACTTCCACGCCGAACATGACGGCATTGATCCCGAGCGCTATCCACAGCGCCTTTCGGTAGCGCGGGCTCACCCCATCGCTTGAACAGGATGTCGTGTTGCAGCACTGACCGACCATGTGTTTTTTCCTGAGGATTGAATTTCTCGCCAATTTAAAACTCTGTAGTCACTACAGAGTCAAGCGGTTATACTGAACCGATATCGCGGAGCTCCCTATGCGCATCGGAGAACTTGGACAGGCCACGGGTGTGGATATCGAAACCATCCGCTATTACGAGCGGGTGGGGCTGCTGCCCATGCCGGTGCGGCAAGCCAACGGCTACCGCGCCTATGGGCCCCTGCACCTGGAGCGACTGGCCTTCATCCGT of Nitrospirota bacterium contains these proteins:
- a CDS encoding OsmC family protein, whose product is MTRVNNVDVQKVQSFESKIKNDPSAAKKTQVIEGEWIVEEGDVQFQSIIKFEGGETVFKLDNPTFMGGGGKLPGPMHYCLYGLASCYTGTFATMASMLGIQIKKLTTRVEADVDFTRVFGLGDNPVMEEVRVTLHIVSDAPEEKIKEAEELALQRCPVVFTLRNPIKLIAGLEISKG
- a CDS encoding zinc ribbon domain-containing protein, which translates into the protein MGFFERMLGNLMGGRFGSHHGNYQGGHHGGSRHGGYGGNPGYPQDSSPAITCIKCDSANARDARFCQQCGASLSGGKCSGCGAELPAGTKFCGQCGTPVRGAGT
- a CDS encoding CusA/CzcA family heavy metal efflux RND transporter; its protein translation is MFEKIIRFAIEQRWLVLLLVLGMAAVGVYSYQKLPIDAVPDITNVQVQINTAAPGYSPLEAEQRVTFPIETVMAGLPGLQQTRSLSRYGLSQVTVIFKDGTGIYFARQLVNERIQQAREKLPAGVTPALGPIATGLGEIYMWTVEAKEGAIKPDGTPYTPMDLREIQDWIIKPQLRNVPGVTEINTIGGYAKEFQIAPHPDRLVAHGLALSDLVEALERNNANVGAGYIERRGEQYLIRAPGQVGSLDDIGNIVVKAPEGVPVRIRDVADVTLGKELRTGAATENGRETVLGTVFMLMGENSRTVSQAVDAKMREVNRTLPAGVVAKPVYDRTILVDKAIDTVKKNLLEGAALVIAILFLFLGNIRAAVITALVIPLSMLFTFTGMVTNKVSANLMSLGALDFGIIIDGAVVIVENCVRRLAHAQAKAGRPLTRNERFHEVFAASKEARRPLLYGQLIIMVVYLPIFALTGVEGKMFHPMAFTVVAALLGAMILSVTFIPAAVALLIGEKVSEKENRLMTWARRGYEPAFRLAMENQPVVLTVAAVAVALSLLLATRMGSEFVPSLNEGDIALHALRIPGTSLTQAIGMQAELERTIKAFPEVDRIFAKIGTAEIATDPMPPNVADNFVMLKPQSEWPDPTRSKADLVRAMQEAVGKVPGNNYEFTQPIQMRFNELLSGVRSDVAVKVFGDDMEVMNATAGEIAEVLEKIPGAADVKVEQTTGLPMLTLGIDRAKIARLGLNVSDVQDALAIAVGGREAGQLFQGDRRFDIIVRLPESLRGDLEAIRQIPIRLPAANAGSEAPYVRLGDVASLDVAPGPNQISRENGKRRVVVTANVRGRDIGSFVAEAQARLAEQVQVPSGYWVTWGGTFEQLQSAAKRLEIVVPVALLLIFMLLFAMFNNVKDGLLVFTGVPFALTGGILALWLRDIPLSISAGVGFIALSGVAVLNGLVMIAFIRSLREEGRPLDEAIHEGAMTRLRPVLMTALVASLGFIPMAIATGTGAEVQRPLATVVIGGILSSTALTLLVLPILYRLAHRKEEAEEPAVGAGTKLQGQQF
- a CDS encoding P-II family nitrogen regulator is translated as MKQIIAIVQPHRLEAVEQALYALEHLPGFTIFPARGHPRGVGPHHAYTATEWNPDAHDRLVLLMFCADELAPKAVEAIRAAAHTGHPGDGLIAVSAVEDAVRIRSGEHGDAAL
- a CDS encoding efflux RND transporter periplasmic adaptor subunit, with amino-acid sequence MKLKLNKKQLIAIALVLAVGVVLAGLILGTAKSRPEGEAHGGHAEAASHADAEHHGSEAKDGHADDEAHTDAEHHGAEAGPRKGPHGGKLFSQDGYGVELTIYETGVEPQFRAYTYQNGKPLDPRASEVSVTLDRLGRKPQVFAFAPEKDYLKGDAVVEEPHSFKVTIDARYDNKAYRFDYEQVEARVAMSDEQLRQNQVEVLTAGPVRIRNVLQLIGEVRFNEDRTVHVVPRLSGIVQSVAANAGDRVKKGQVLAVVSSQALADQRAELLATQKRLALARTTFEREKKLWEDKISAEQDYLQARTALQEAEIAARNAQQKLASLGSQKAGGDFTRYELRSPIDGVVVEKHIALGEAVKEDATVFVVADLSTVWAEMTVYAKDLNAVKVGQKATVKATAFDSTSSGTVFYVGSLVGEQTRTAKARIVLPNPQGVWRPGLPVNIELVAGEVEVPVAVSQEAIQSVRDWTVVFGRYGAYFEARPVELGRSDGRFVEVVEGLNAGEQYAAKNSFLIKAELGKAGASHDH
- a CDS encoding TolC family protein — translated: MRRHLLPLGLAALFLNPSFAQTFDPVNGGLATSGVVTPRNTEPAAPLRLQAALELAFGANPELAAARRELEAIEGTVIQAQVRPNPELATLVEDTRRATRTTTLQLNHPIELGSKRAARIDAAERGRDAARAELNAKRAEIRAAVTAAFFDTLVAQERLRLAQASVELASRATDAARRRVLAGKVSPIEETKARVAETGVRVELRLAESELATARKRLAGTWGEPTLRFDRVEGDLESLPPLPSRGDLERRIDASPGLARARIEVERRLALAEVERSRRIPNVTVSLGAKRDNELGRDQAILGVSIPIPLFDRNQGNLLEALRRADKARDELSAAEIRLGNDLAQAFERLSTARNELESLKADILPGAQSAYEATIRGFELGKFSFLEVLDAQRTLFAAKSQSLRALAEAHRASSEIERILGETASESSRTPVATQH
- a CDS encoding cation transporter, whose amino-acid sequence is MVGQCCNTTSCSSDGVSPRYRKALWIALGINAVMFGVEVGGGLKSGSVSLLADAADFLGDAANYGLSLVVLSLGLLWRARAALVKGLTMGAFGLFVLGKAAWNALSGMPPEPVTMGAIAFLALMANAGVALMLYAFRNGDANMRSVWLCSRNDAIGNVAVMLAAAGVFGTGQAWPDLIVAGVMGTLGLTSALAVMRHAKRELVSARGQIESKPAASPNIDRVSP